The genomic interval TTATGTTATTTCCTCACCCATTTTTAGAAATACTCTAatctttgaaaaacaaaattaaagccttgacttttattttgaactcTGTTGTAGCGGTGCTTTTAAATTTGTTCTGATCAGCGCTTCCTTAATCCTGTTACTACAGCACCAACGAAAACAAACGGTAAAATCTTTGTCCGTTTATTTTCTGTCAGTTTCAGGTAaaataagtatatatttttgtcaGTACCAAGCCAACTTGTGTCTGTCATTATAGCATGATTAGCTAGCAGTTAGCAAGGATGTGTTTGAAATTTAGCATGTATGTTCCAAAAAATGAACAGATAAGCTTCATGATTTGTAAAGAtacgtttttgtttttaataatttccaTAACGCTCTCTGTTCTGCAAATACAGAAAACTATTTCTGTTCAAGTGCAGACTTTATTATTAGGGTAAACACGGAGTGTATTTTGTCCAGCAATGTATTGTTTGTTTCCACAGGTGACACTGTGTCTTGTACTGAGAGATGTCTTTAGTGCGAATGAACCGTCCTTTATATGGTGCGGGTAAAAGACCAGTGCGAAACAAGAAGGTGTCTGCACCTAAGAAAGAATGGGTGGTGAGAACCCTTCATGTAcccaattatatatttaaatcctTCTTTTTTGGAAGCGGTGCCTTataatttctctcttttccttttcttttagaGCACAGTCAATGATCTTTCAGTGCATAAAGCCACACCAGATGAACTGGTAAGTTTACTGTGAAAGCATGTAAGTTTATTCTtctgcatttattaataatatatttttctcctgaCATTGATCTCCTCTCAGGCCAGACGTCATGAGATGCACAGATCTCAGAATAAAGTCCTGGCACAGTGGGAATTAAGAGAAAAAGCTCTAACACGCAGACAAAGGAAAAACCAGGCCCCCAGCTCTCCAGGACTTGATAGAGCCCGACTCAACATCATCAGAGAGGTGCGTATGGATCACTGACAGCTCACAGAATTAAGCTTTGTATAACTGCAGCTGGaaagaaatgtaatattttataaatacattttaacccTATATAACCTACTGTAGCAGATTTTTAAGGCCTCTAAGTTATTAACATGATGGAAACATGACTGGAAAACCTCATGTACACAATCTATTACATGCGTTCTGTAGTCTGATTGACAGTTTATACTgttttttatcaagtaaaatgccttttattataattgtaaaaacGTCCTCCAAGTTGTTGTACACACGTCTTTTTGATGTGAAGTCTTTAGTGATTTTTATAAACTAAACGTAAGAATAACTTGTAtgttgttagtaatatttcaagatgaacacttactgaaCTGAAGCTACTTCGGTTATTTGATTAtccatttttatcatttttttttttttttaattatccataaatcattttttaggatttttttttaaaaacgtgagtatcaaatatgatacatcatgcttttgatgaatgtttatttgtactctcaatctcaatcatcattgcattgcattatatgttttgcccCACAATAAAAagacagagctttgatcataagtatcatcatttaagacatattattgggagatatagaATGACAACTGGTATTTATATGCAGTTTATATAAGTAGTCTGCTATACGGTTATATAACTCTCTTGCTATATAAATCGATTTTCCACCGCTTTACAAATAAGATCACAGAAAGATTCTGAAAATCTATTTGTTTAGGTGTTTTCAGAGCGATGTCGGTTGCAGGATGTCATTGCACGATCAGACAGAGCTTTGGCTGTGGTGAAAGACCTGTTTGGTGATGCACCCCGTCGACGTACAGGTACTCGATTCTTGTGCAGTACAAATTGATGTGCTATTATCTGATTAATGTACATTACAAGCTCATAATTTTTTCTTCTAGGCTTCCCTACCATTACCGTGGCACCTGACTGTGAGTCTGACTCTGAGCTTCCTGTTCATCAAAGACCTGATCCTCCAACCCAGCTGTCATTACTCAGCCAGTCTATGATGGATCAGCAGGTACTGCCGCACGAGCACCGCTTACAGCTTTTACTCTGTAATAAAACTAGGGCTGGCACGATTCCTTGATTAAATTCCAGTActcgatttaaaaaaatcctcaattgcAATTTGCCCAAGTAGCGTATTCCATGGACGAGAACCCTTGAACCGCATTATTAGACCGTTTTCAaaggctgcacgatatattAAAACcgttaaaaaaacataatatagcATAGTGCTATTGTGCAGTCTCACAGGCtgtgattaaataaatatgtgcaaTGCGGGTTTCAGGGTAAAACGCAACGCTTTATTTACATGCGTGCAGGTTACGAGTTTCTTCCATCTCAGAGCTGCTccgttcacagtaaatgctgctctaCACAAACTCAGTCTCTGCATgtgctgtttgtttgggtttccAATAACGTGCATTTGGGAACGCATAAAGTCTGATGCGCTTTGTTTCATAGCAAAGTGTTCCACTGTTATTATTTACATGTATGGAGCGTGTCTCAGCAGCTTGGTTAACAAACTCCTTCTCTGCATAATCTGCAAGTTTGGGTTGCTTATAACTTTCAACCCAACGTGCAACGTGTGCCATTTCAGCAGATTTGTAacgtaaatcatttataaacttAAGCCAACACAGGAGAATTCATCAATGTTTCTAAATATGTGAAATGTTGTTCATCGCAATTTCAaactaaaagtttaaacccttgTATTTCAAGTCATTTTAATGGTTATTGTTCACTTgggtcttttttttattaccacaaaaaaattatCAGATCATTTAATTTATCGTCAAAATAATTGTTAGATTACCAAAATAAAtgttagtgacagccctaaatGAAATCTAGAGTAATAAAATCTTTTCCAGGCCCTGAATGAGTTGGAGGAGTGTGAAGAGGATCATGATGAAGTCCAGGATTCCTCGGTGCACCTCAGCTCTATGATGCACAGGTGTGAAGGACTGTTCATCTCTTCTAAAGCTGTTTTGATTGTCTTTAGCAcggcattttttaataaaatgcttGTTTTCAGGAAGAGAAATCAGTGTAGGTCAAAGCCCTTCCCATGGGGTTCAGACCACCCGGAGCAAGATCAGCCCCAGACACCATGTAATACTGGAGTCAGAGACCAGGCAGGTAATGAAGACATGAGCTACTTTCTCATTGCAGGTTAGATGTGATGTCAAGATGACTCTGATGACAACaactttgttgttttattttaaacatctaTGCTCCTTTTACCCAGCCCTCAATGCCACAGTGGCTGTACAGCGTTTAAAAGCCAGACCGACTCATCCTGATGTAAACCAGTCTACCTCAGTAGTCAACCAGGTTCTGAACCCAGAGCCTGTTTCCTCTCAACCAGGTGAGACACTGGTATCTGacactattttttaaatatataaaaatgttttaactgtgtatatatattgatatatatatatatatatatatatatatatataatatacacacgtACTactattcaaatgtttggggtcttttttttaaaagacataACCTAATAATAAAgacttaattattttattcagaaaggatgcattaaattgctcaaaagtgacagtaaggacatttatgttacaaaagatttaaaatatttctgaaaGAAGTATCATGGTTTGcacaataatattaagcagcacaactgttttcaatattggtaataataataaaaaaatttacttGAGCATGAAATCCGTATATTATCAGCAAAatcaaaacagttttaaatttgaaatatttcacaatattagaaagaaacttttaaaatacatttaaaaacgtTCTTAACAACACCAAACGTTTGAATGgttctgtgtgagtgtgtatatatacacaagtaattaaatattaatattaacttaaattgtttaattttatataaacattcCAGATTGAATGGCAATAACTGCTTTTCATCCAGATATACCTTGTTTTTTTCAGGCAAGAGAACGTCAGTTCAAGCCAATAGGGGGCGCTCAGGACATACTTCTGCTCTGAATGGTTCAGGGTTGAGCTCTTTGGCAGGAAACCAGTCCAGTCTGGAGCTTCTTCAGAGTATGCTTGAGCAAGTGGAGACTGATCTGGACTCTCTAGACCATCAGAAGCCCATGAGCTCGGAAGCCAGACCACAGCAAGAGAGACAAGGCCTCACCGGCTTCTCTGTGGCTCTAGTAGCAACACTTGGACGTCTAGCCAGGCATATCAGAAAAGTGAGGCCACACAAAAGGGAAATACAAAGGTATTTTTGCAATCGTTCAGATGAGTCACTTCCTCATTGTCATCACTTGCACACAGACAGAGGAGGAGGCTCTGAGAGAGGCACAGGAGAGAAGGCGGCTAGAGGAGGAGGTGAAGGAGCAGAGGGCATTAATTGACGCCCTGACTGTGGAGTCGCTAACACTGAGGGAAGAGAGCGCCACCTTGCAGGTGGAACTATTTGTCCTTAAGCAATATTATCCAGATTTTTCTTTCTCACCATTTTTGATGGTGTTTGTTGTTGCTTCCATACAGGCGAGGCTGCAGCATCAGATATCTGAACTAGAGCAGCGTCTAGAGGCTGTAGTCCTGGTGGTGGGAAGACCAGATTCTGCAGAACCAcacacaacagttcaaattaCAGATAACACAGCTCAAAGTAACTACCACATACTGTAGATCAACCCATCATGCACTTATTAACTTGCATTGCTACTGTTTTAAAACATCTTACAATTGATAATTTGATCAGGATTGGTTATCTTGAGTTTGTATCTGAACCTGTAGCGGCACAGTGATTAAGAGGAGTATGTTGTTTTCTATAGAAGGCAGCAATCTGGAGTCTGGCTGTACTGAAAAGGAACTACAGCAACAGGACTTTGTCTCTGCAGCTGTTCTGCTCTCTCCTCCTCGCCAAAGAGATGGTCTGCCTCCCGCTGGTCAGTCTGAAGTGCACAAAGATGTCAATTTACACCAACTAGTGTTGAGGGCTTAAAACTAAGGCAAACATCACTATTGTTGTTGTTCATACTTAGAATTACTTAACATCCCCACAAAAGTCCCCTTAGACATTAAAAATATGTCCCATACATACGAATTTGAGCATCCTGAAGTATCCACCTAGCAACACACTTAAAAAATACTCAGAACTCAGAATAGCAATGCTCTGGCAACCAGTAAATCACCCTAGCATGGTAGTGGTGggtttgcaaaacagaaaacaaaatgacaggCATGTTGTGCAGGTGTactttatggaagcttgtttccgcaatgaaataaaaaaataaaaaaggtaattgtgactttttatctcacaattctctttttttttttttcttgcaatttccagtttatatttcacaattctgactatttctcagatttgcaagatataaactcacaactgcaagatataatgtcagaattgtgtgcTATGAAGTCACAATCGTaagaaaaaaagccagaattgtgagataaaaagttacaattacctttttaatttttttatttagtggtggaaacaagcttacaCAGTACTTTCAATAACTTCAACAATCAAATTTGAATGATTAAGTAGCAACTgagttttaatgttaaaaaagtatgtatttttttaggaAGTCATTCACTTCTCTCTCTTTTGAAAGTTGACTAAGCTTAAATGACTCATGAATGCGAGTATGACTCACCAGTATTTTTCTCACTTCTCCCAGTGTCTCGTCCACATTCACATGCACCCCCACTGCCCTACAGTGGCTCCTATTCGGCAACAGGAAGCCAGGGTTCACTGGAGGACTTCGACATCTCCATCTCTCCTTCCTCCTTTGCTAGCCTTCCACGGCCCACTCCTCTGCTGGACGATCTCTCACAGGACGCCATACTAGGGGAGATCGCCGAACTGACACGTCAGAATGCGGCGATCCGGGCCCAGTTGGGGCAGCACCGTCCATCTCCAACTGGAGCTTCAGTATCGAGGGAGCAGAGCGCAGACCGGCTGTCCTCAACAAATTCTGTTGTTAGACAGGTGTCGCCCTCTACAGAGCCACAGCACACACAGCAGGTTAGTTGCATAAGTAGTCTGTATAGTCTgcaacttatatatatatatatatatatatatatatatatataaatatatatatatatgtgtgtgtgtgtatatgtgtgtgtatgtatgtataaaactGAGAGTTCCTTTCCTTAAATATTATTGGCCAAGTTGCGTTTGAAGCCATTGTACAATACTCTATAAACACACACCTGTGACCTCATTGTTAAACATTGCTGAAGAACCACATTGCTTGGAGGAagaattattataaatgttttgttgctgtgagtttattttatgaaatctTGCCAGGAATATGtagtaaccattttataaaagcaatactTTTTGGGGCTTATTGCGTTACTTTCCCACAATTACACTGAGGTGAAAACAGGCTTCCATAGTATAGAGTGAGTTTGGATGTGGTAGTTTCTTACATTTACATCTTTTTTGTTCAGTCCGTTTGTGTAGAGAGAGCCTCAACAATGGAGATAGAACAAAAACTGCAGGAGTTGAACCGTCAAAGTGCCGAAGCAAGAGCTAAACTACTAGAGCTCATTGAACAACAGAAGCAGAGCACCTCCCTCAGAGTTTCCCCTGCCATTTCCCCAGTACCTCCTCACTCCAGCAACACTcatacaggtgtgtgtgtgtgtgtgtgtgtgtgtgtgtgtatgtctgtcTTTAAATAATGCTTACATCCTCTCTCAACCATCAAAATGAGATATATATGATTACTATTGATGTTTTACAGTTATTAGGGGATTTACTTCAGAGCAGCTTTTAACATATCCTGAGAGAAACCATTCACCACAACCCAGTACAAGCAGTCAAAGGTGAGTTGTGAAAAGCCAAGAGCAAATTTGCTTGTAAGATATATTCCACTTGTACTCGGAAAAGCGGAAAAACTGCATCAGAATAATTACAAGGCATATTCCGAATTGGTGTGTTGCTTTATAAAACAAAGCTAAGTGACATTTTTAATGctcttttcttaaaaaaggTCAGCAGGAAGAGTCTCACCACAAAGTTTAGATAGCGTGGAAATCCACAGCGCTGAGAATCAAGTATGAGatatcatttttaatgcacataTGTAGTAGTTTTCTGTCAGTAACTTAAGTTAATCATTTTACATATTCATGCTTGCAAACTTGTCTTTTATTTCTGACAGGTGGAAAAACTGAAAAGAGAGGGGTGGTTTGCATTGTCAGCTCATGTCAAGTAACTTGAGGAATATCGTCTATGCATAATACCATATTTCCATATACAATAGCATTCCAAATATATTTGACATCCCTAGTTTGGTTTTAATCACAACATGACATCCTGACTGCACCCATTGTAATGCTCATGTTGAGAATGTGACAGGCCTGCCTTTGCAAACAAGGTAATAGAAAGATGACATTATCAGATAGAGAAATAAACAATAGATAACTTCCGACTTGTTTGCAGACAGTTTTACTTAGTATGTAATCCTCAAATGAAGTATTATAAATATCAGTATGCATGTAGACATACTTGACTGACCaactttatttaatgtattgcttttatttttatttttttttaagaagtgcACAATGCCACAATACATTTTAGGTAATTAAATGCTTTATTGTGTTGGGTttgtatttcacatttttataatcattattttctGATTTTGAGAACAATAAAAAGGCAAAgcagtcaaaaaacaaaaatggtaGAAATTGacatttcataatttcattaaatgttCAAACAACACTGGTATGGAAACAAAATGATTCTAAGCTGATTATTGATTGTTTATCAGTAGCATAGCACCATATAAACCACCTAACAATTGGAAGAGTTGATTTTATATGCAGTTAGTAATACCTTGATATGCTTTAAACGGTACGatttttcagattttagttCAAAATGTATATGGCATATACCTATTCTTTCTATACTGTATGTAAGAttagggttgcaaaggggcgGTACATTTCCGGAAACTTTCCACGGGAACTTAACCTGGGGAATTTTGGAATTCCAATTTGGAAATTTAAcaggaatttatgggaattaattggacattttgggaaatttatataaatttataatatttatataaaatgtatcatataaaacaaatataaacattttgtttggtcataacaCGAATTAACAGTTTTTGCattcaattaattctaatttagtcaatatgtaaaataaatatatttttattgcagcaattgttatgtgttatttatctccgtgtcatatgatccttcagcaatcattctaatatgctgatttgatactcagttattatcaaagttggaaacagttgtgctgctgaatatttttttggaacctgtgatactattttcaggattcactaattaataaaaagttaaaaagaacagaatttattccaaatagaaatcttttctaacaatatcacttttttatcaatttcacacatccttgctgaataagtgTAAATTATTCAGCAATCAGCATGTGaataagtgttaatttctttcaaaaaagaaagaaaacaattacTTACCCCAAAAtattaaacggtagtgtatattgttacaaaagatttctattttaaataaatgctgttctttaaatttttatctatcaaagaatcctgaaaaaagtatcaggttataaaaaatattaagcagcacaactgtttccaacattgataattgagtatcaaattagcatgttagaatgattgctgaaggatcatgtgacactgaagactggagaaatgatgctgcAAATTcggctttgcatcacagaaataaattacatttttatgtatatcAAAATCGAAAAccaaaaattgtaattgtaaattgtagttatatttcacaatattactgtttttttctgtatttttgatcaaaagtgcATGTTACGGACTGGGGGAATGCACAGTGCATGCAGGGGGTGTGGCCTCGATAGCACTGCATTAagtagtgtgctgtgtgaatgtgattgAGGAATGTGCAGGGTAAAAATTCAActaaaactgcattaaatatggttgttttaaccaaaattatgcTGTGAGATGTTTTTGTcaactacatttaagtaccctgttataggctaacctgcaattttgcaaattccctgtttattcccattaattcccatggaaagtttacagttttgaaaattcccggaattttgcaaccctatGTAAGATAGAAAGTgtttttcacagtttttaattgcttttcatgtttttgtagttaaATAGctacaaattcatttttaaaagtatactcCATGTAATCTTTAATACAAGGTCATAAAATTAAtctataaatgttgaaaaatattctttcaaatacttttaatgaagtACAGCATGTCAAACATGTCAACTACCTATATTTTTAATCTACTTCACAGTCCCTATGTGGCATAGCCCACAGCCTTCCACTCCTATATATAAATTTGACCTCGCACTCCAAACCGGCTGTCTTGACTTTAAAGCAGCAGCCTTCATCCCTGAGCTGAGCCGAGTGTCTCTGAGCCAGGGCCTGTAGCTCATCCCAGCTGCCACTTTCTCCCTCTCTGACCCATACTTTCCCACCTACCTCGGCCAGAATGTTGCCACTGCACCACTGCATGTCGCGCAGCCCCTCTGCCTTGAGCAGATACATGCATGCGCAGCGTGGCGCGCACACCTTAAAGCGTCCCCTCTCCTCTTCATAGCAAAGACAATGCAGCCGTACCAGAAAAGAAGTGGGTTCTGATGTGATAAAACGCAGGACCTCTTCCATCCCATTATCGATGGCGACAGGCCCGTGAACCCTGTTGACGGAAAACAGCTTCGCGGGGCCAATTATCCGTACCGATTCCAGAATGAACTGGAAGTTGTGGTGCTCGCCGAGTTGTAAGTAGCTCTGCAATTCAGATAGGGTCTCCTGGTGCAGCTGCATGAGAGAGCCCAGGCCCAGCTGCGCAGGATTGAACTCCAACACAGAAAGCAAGCGATGTCGGACTCCAGCGTCAAAGGCTTCGGAGTTAAACGCAGGATTTGACAAGACAAACTGCACATGTTGAGTGACTGTAGCAATGGGCGCGTTTGAAAAATCAGTGGTGGTTCGAGTGGCCTGCACCACGTCTAGGAGATGTGCGATACGAATACAAGCCTCCACATACTGTCTAGCCAGAGGGGTTGCATCCTGGTCCGAGGAGGATGGAACCATGCTGCTCAGAGCTTTACGGATGACCCGTGCAGAGACGCCCTGGAAGGAAGTGACCCGGTGTAGCCTGCTGGGCCTGCAGGAAAACAACCCCTCAACTGAAGAGGACAGCTGGAGGCCTTCCTGAAGGGGATGCAGGTCTCGTAGCACCTGAGCGAGGACTCTCACACTCTGCAGCAGACTCTCAGCATCTCCTTCAGTCCAGCACTGCTCCACTTCCTGCAGCAAAGCCGCCTCCACTCTGCCGCTGGCGCTCAGCTGCTCGATCATACCTAGTATGCCTCCACTAGGCTTCGCCTCTGGCTCCTCCAGAACCTCTGCCATACAGTCCCACACCAGAAAACTGAAGAT from Ctenopharyngodon idella isolate HZGC_01 chromosome 23, HZGC01, whole genome shotgun sequence carries:
- the spice1 gene encoding spindle and centriole-associated protein 1 isoform X2; this encodes MSLVRMNRPLYGAGKRPVRNKKVSAPKKEWVSTVNDLSVHKATPDELARRHEMHRSQNKVLAQWELREKALTRRQRKNQAPSSPGLDRARLNIIREVFSERCRLQDVIARSDRALAVVKDLFGDAPRRRTGFPTITVAPDCESDSELPVHQRPDPPTQLSLLSQSMMDQQALNELEECEEDHDEVQDSSVHLSSMMHRKRNQCRSKPFPWGSDHPEQDQPQTPCNTGVRDQAALNATVAVQRLKARPTHPDVNQSTSVVNQVLNPEPVSSQPGKRTSVQANRGRSGHTSALNGSGLSSLAGNQSSLELLQSMLEQVETDLDSLDHQKPMSSEARPQQERQGLTGFSVALVATLGRLARHIRKTEEEALREAQERRRLEEEVKEQRALIDALTVESLTLREESATLQARLQHQISELEQRLEAVVLVVGRPDSAEPHTTVQITDNTAQKGSNLESGCTEKELQQQDFVSAAVLLSPPRQRDGLPPAVSRPHSHAPPLPYSGSYSATGSQGSLEDFDISISPSSFASLPRPTPLLDDLSQDAILGEIAELTRQNAAIRAQLGQHRPSPTGASVSREQSADRLSSTNSVVRQVSPSTEPQHTQQLLGDLLQSSF
- the spice1 gene encoding spindle and centriole-associated protein 1 isoform X1, whose protein sequence is MSLVRMNRPLYGAGKRPVRNKKVSAPKKEWVSTVNDLSVHKATPDELARRHEMHRSQNKVLAQWELREKALTRRQRKNQAPSSPGLDRARLNIIREVFSERCRLQDVIARSDRALAVVKDLFGDAPRRRTGFPTITVAPDCESDSELPVHQRPDPPTQLSLLSQSMMDQQALNELEECEEDHDEVQDSSVHLSSMMHRKRNQCRSKPFPWGSDHPEQDQPQTPCNTGVRDQAALNATVAVQRLKARPTHPDVNQSTSVVNQVLNPEPVSSQPGKRTSVQANRGRSGHTSALNGSGLSSLAGNQSSLELLQSMLEQVETDLDSLDHQKPMSSEARPQQERQGLTGFSVALVATLGRLARHIRKTEEEALREAQERRRLEEEVKEQRALIDALTVESLTLREESATLQARLQHQISELEQRLEAVVLVVGRPDSAEPHTTVQITDNTAQKGSNLESGCTEKELQQQDFVSAAVLLSPPRQRDGLPPAVSRPHSHAPPLPYSGSYSATGSQGSLEDFDISISPSSFASLPRPTPLLDDLSQDAILGEIAELTRQNAAIRAQLGQHRPSPTGASVSREQSADRLSSTNSVVRQVSPSTEPQHTQQSVCVERASTMEIEQKLQELNRQSAEARAKLLELIEQQKQSTSLRVSPAISPVPPHSSNTHTVIRGFTSEQLLTYPERNHSPQPSTSSQRSAGRVSPQSLDSVEIHSAENQVEKLKREGWFALSAHVK
- the LOC127505974 gene encoding uncharacterized protein LOC127505974, yielding MASSPERLHHPGPGEKPTVKARLLSSQMLLVDALYHLSPLLDCVISVGLLSRENRYEIDAERTPPNKARKLLEIVDAQMDESSASRFMECLKKCKKHYPRLRTWLAEEDQFQSASVQQGPTERHLQARLSVLCSRLGCSVLPVSYDLFSRGILTQLELENIEAILIPTKQAKTLLSICLKKGEKACKSFYTALQNEDKQLAEELNVNSLVEELNKEPESNSVQMAVEETRGHLRAALPLSGGLQQVMAQLGLTVGDEIRFNVCEVGVAVGLPRRTVREYLLEGVAIEDSAQLEALVSLYMEKTKDADRLLSRVAELSPQWVQLSERGCLLLRLLQKAETLLRSGIHSHLHSWDHLHDQDHLRSWDHLCPGDCTDQRTVWSIFSFLVWDCMAEVLEEPEAKPSGGILGMIEQLSASGRVEAALLQEVEQCWTEGDAESLLQSVRVLAQVLRDLHPLQEGLQLSSSVEGLFSCRPSRLHRVTSFQGVSARVIRKALSSMVPSSSDQDATPLARQYVEACIRIAHLLDVVQATRTTTDFSNAPIATVTQHVQFVLSNPAFNSEAFDAGVRHRLLSVLEFNPAQLGLGSLMQLHQETLSELQSYLQLGEHHNFQFILESVRIIGPAKLFSVNRVHGPVAIDNGMEEVLRFITSEPTSFLVRLHCLCYEEERGRFKVCAPRCACMYLLKAEGLRDMQWCSGNILAEVGGKVWVREGESGSWDELQALAQRHSAQLRDEGCCFKVKTAGLECEVKFIYRSGRLWAMPHRDCEVD